From the Gossypium hirsutum isolate 1008001.06 chromosome A02, Gossypium_hirsutum_v2.1, whole genome shotgun sequence genome, the window ACTTTGTCTTTATTTCTTACCTACAAAACTCAATCCATGCAGTGGTGTGGCCCTTGCACGTCTATCACCAAAAGCACCCACTGAATTTTATCATCCTTGGCGCCTTCACCGTGTTTCTGAGTCTCACAGTCGGTGTGAGCTGCGCCAACACTGATGGTTAGTATCCCTACTCCATACTTGCTGTCAACAAGTTCTAGGTCTAGTTATAAATCTGGGATTCTTGAAACTAAACTGCTTTTCATTGCATGGATTCAGGAAGAATAGTGCTTGAAGCACAAATTTTAACAGCAGCTGTGGTTACATCTCTTACTGGCTACACTTTCTGGGCGTCTAAGAATGGCAAGGACTTTAACTACCTTGGGCCAATTTTGTTCACCAGCCTTGTGATCCTCGTCCTAACCAGTCTAATCCAGGTGAGACATCTCGGTCTCAGTTCAACAATATACGATTATTTGTGCTTGCACATGCTCGTATGTACGGTTTCATGTGTCTTGGTCATCATTCTATGCAATTAGAAGTTCAACACTATAACATCACTTGtgctttcacacactcatatgcAGGTTTCTTCCGACCTAACACATGTTTTATTATCATGCAGATGTTCTTCCCACTCGGCCCAACCACTACTGCCATCTATGGTGCAATCAGCGCCTTGGTATTCTGCGTGTTCATAGTCTATGACACCAACAACTTGATCAAGCGCTTCACATACGACGATTACATATTAGCATCCGCCACTCTCTATTTAGACATCCTGAACTTGTTCATTTCCATTATGCGGGTTCTGAGATCAGGTGACAGTTAGTTGTATCATATTCACTCACAAGGTCAGGTTGGCAAGAACCGAAACAAGGTGACACTAAAATACTTTCGCCGGTGGTTTCTTCACGAGTACCAAGCCAGCTACTTCTGTTTGCAGTATTTCTAACCTGATCAGTATCATATGGGGGATATGCATAATTGGAACTATCCTAACTTTATATCATTGGTTCTCTCTTCTTGTTCAATACCacctttttttattcttaattagtTTTGCTTATGAGGTTGCTTTATTATATGTAATATTCATTGTCCATGGATCAATTTACAGATTATCTTATCTTTGGGTTAATTTTCTAGTATGCCAaacattcaaaaaagaaaaaagacaatTGAATTCAATAACTGtgaaatttttacataataaacTAAATATTTGGTTGATCTTTTATCATATACAAACTATGGAAGCtgggttttaaaaaaaagaatcatCCGAAAAGAACCTAAATGATAATATTGCTAGCATCAACGGTTTATTTTGATTCCCTACATCAATATCAAATTAAGCTTTTAACAGGCTCAtcctcaaaatcatcatcaatataCCAACTCAAATCCTCCTCTTCCTCTGCGAGATTAAGCGGCTTCACGGATAAACCCTATCAGTGCTACCAATACGTCATCCCTTTATCACCATTACTACTACGAATCTCCTCCATCTCAGCCCACCCTTCCTCCTAGCCCCTAGGGCAGCAAGTGTCGGCTTGATGCTACAAAAACATCACTATCCTTACAAGAACCTAAGTTTCTTATCAATTAAAAACGAAAACTATCTTAAAAGAATCATTAATACTACTACAGGTATTCAATCAAGCTTTAACAGGCTGATCTTCTTCCTCGTCATCGATATCCCAAGTCAAATCCTCTTCTTCCTCTGCAACACTCAGCCGCTTACATAGATCAATCCTACTAGTGCTCCCAACAACATTGTCCCCTTTATTGTCGTTACTACTCCGAATCTCCTCAATCTCATCCCACCCTTCCTCCTCAGCCATTGAATGTTGGGTCGAAATTATGGAAACATCACTATCCTTACACGAACTCACTTTATCCTCATCCTTTTTCGAACATTCCTCACTATCTTCACGCAAATCATGCTCCTTTTTCTCACTATCAACATTTCCACCCTCTACTCCTTCATCGTCCTCATCAATATCCCAGCTCAAATCCTCGTCTTCCTCCCCCGAAATTGCTCGTTTAACGAGCTTAGCTCTCGCCTCCTCCGCCTTGATTAGCTTACTTAACTTATAAAAGTAGTTACTCCAGTATCTCTTATATtcaaattcatttgattcaacttCTCTAAAAATATCTTGAACAGCTGAATTTTCATTTAACAAATCTTCAATTTCACCTCTTTTATCTtccaaattaatccctaatttccaattcCCATAATCCTCCAAATCATCGGGTTCCGTACAGTAAGTAGTTCTACTTGATTGAAGCGCTCGAATTTGCATCTCAAAACGACTGTACCGTTTCTCATTAACGCTATTActattgatatttaattttttgtttctagaattttcagGATCGGAATCATAATCGTCGGAAGGTGATAAGAACGTATCTTTACCGTGAGAGATGATCTGAGCCGTTGATTTCCAAACGGAGCTACCGATGTCATCAATAGCCTGTCCCACCAACTCGAGCTTTTCCTGAGCAACTGAGGCGCCGATATCGAGGGAGTCAGTGACAGCGCGTGAGGCCACGCTCCTGATAATTTCGGTTTCCTTCTTCAATCCCGATCCGAGTTCCTCGAAATCCTTCCGGTAGGATTCAATCACCGATTCCGACTTGCTCGCAAGGGTTTTCACTAGGCCGCCGAAACTCCACGTGGAGGACGATCCCAGGTTTGGAGACGGTTCAGTGGGGGGATCGGGGCTTTGGGGTTGTACATCGTTGGAGAATACAATTTTGAAGAAATCCATTGTGGATTGCACAGATTCAACTGTaagagaaacaaagaaagaaaccCTCCTTTTTTCTCGGCTTTATATCAAATCTAATGTTTTATTAATGGGAAATTAGGGTTTTTGAAGGGACGTATAGAGGAGAATTGGGAATTAGGAGATTGCCCGTTTTGAGATGggtctcatttttatttttgaatgtttttgaCGCCAAATTTCAAATTATACGGAAACCGGTTCAGGCTAGGCTTTTGGACCTTTGTTCGTtccaattattatttaatttggtaaattttcaaataagcctactgaaaataattaataaaatcaattaagccccatCGAAAAGTACAATAAATTGAGCTTTTAAATGTACCCAATCGAGTTTCTTGTATTCGTTTTTCTGTCGAAATCTTTGACGAACGTTAAGTGCTGAAGTGATAAGTTAACATGACAAATGGCATGGAAAAAATGATAACGAGACAGTAAACATAGTCAGTTTGATGTGGAAAAATGATGATGTGGAGgggttaattatattattttacatttttactagttcttaatttatttttttacaaggaTTTAAGATTATTTAATTAAGTCAGGACAAAATGATAGTGTGAGCAAAACTTAATTTGACtcgaataaattgattttttttaaatatcaagttaatcaaattaaattattcgAGTAAACtcaaatatataatttggtttttCAAGTTCGATTTGAGTTGATTTTGCAATTCAAATGACTCAAAATgttcgaataacttaaataaCATATTAATACAAATACCCCTTTGGCCCTTGCTactttgaaaatgagcaaattggtttttcttaacaaaaattacaaaaaaaggatcaaaataatttttaaaattttaaattatttataaaaaattctaaattttcataatttttaaaattaaaaatattgaaaatcctaaaaaattttaaagaatatataaaaaatttataaaaatttccaaaataatatttttgaggaCCTAAACAAGTACATTACCAATCTAAGTTTATTATACTAAAGTATCTTTTATTTTGAAAGAGTTTTCAAATACatatagtttcaaatttatgtgctttaatgtgtaattagttatattgtaacaaaattttaatttagcatatttaattttgttaagttaactttaacaatttcactcaattcgaCTAAACTCGAATTTCTTTTCACTCAaccagattttaaaaaaattcaaaaatttaaatcgatttaagatgataaaataagactcgtcAACTCAACTAACTTAAATTTTTGTCACTCAATTTAATTGAAAGCTCATCCCTACAAAGCGCCATGCATTTCATCAATGGACTTGATGAATGCTTTCATTCTTGCCTTTTGATAAACATAGTTGGAACCTCCAACATAGGGAGATAATAATCTAAAGATCCTTCCATGTCTAGCAATTAACAACATCAAAAAAACACCACTAGTTACATTAAGCGGGATAGTCTAATACCAATTTTTGAAACAAACCGGCGCTATTTGCCTAGGAAAACAGAGTGTTTGAATGGAAGTGATGGTTGTTTTGTGGCATTGcaataaaacagagaaaacaagaACACAACAAATTGTTTACTCAGTTCGGTTTCCTTATATCTGCAAATTCTCACttaataaataaatctaatatttttcAACCCAATACAACAAGTAATCCAAATCTTATCACATCCTAGTATAGCAAACTATCTTTTATACATAAAAGGTTTAGATCACTTACCTCTAGGCAGTAAACACAAATTGTTCCATAATCAATAGAGAAGTGCTCTCGATACTCAATACAAAAATCTATACAAGCCTcccaatatataatattttttgaaatttgctAACATACTAGAGATCAATTACAATTAATTTCTCTATTAAACAAGTATAATAACAAGatgcaatataataataaataccaATATAAAGTGAATTATAGGAGATATGTCTTCAATGCTATTCCAATCCAATTGATCCTATTCCTTAATCTGATTCCATTCAATCTTTTAagataaattatttcaaatagatTGATTGTTATAGATACCTCCAAAATATTAACTTCATTCAAAGTAGAATTACCAATTTCAAATATGGGCagtaataaatcaacaattactTCAAAAACTCCATTGTTGACATCCTGTTGACGGTTCGTAGCATTTCATGCCAGTTGGGAAAGCAAAGAGCATCAAATATATGGAGAAGAACAATAATGTAAATGGCATAACGTGTGAAGTAATAAAAGATAAAACCAGTAAATTCAATGCTAAAACTATTATCAAATGAAATAATTCATGAAACCCATCACTCCGGCCaactccaaaataaaaataaaaatgcttgaaattATGCCAACATATAAAAGAAGAAAGACCTTCTCAAGATATTCAACTTTGGAAAAGGGGTTTGATGTAGAGTGCTATGGAGCTGTCCTTGATCGCTTCGGCTACCTCTTGTGCGGTTTTGGGCCTTACCGGCTTCAAGATTGAGAAGGCCAAGATCAGTATCAACAGTTAAATGAATAATatgacccaaaattcatttaTCTTGAGTCTCTACCCAACTTCTCtttatttaggttaaaattgaggaaattaattaaatttatggaTTCGATTTttgttgattatttttatttttatttatttttaaattttcaaattaatttaattaaacattttgatttaatttaatatttttaagcatttatattatatttattatttagaatataaaaaataaacatatattatttaaatctaatAATTAAAGTTGGTTAACCGATTGATTTAAAATCGATTCGATTACCTTAATTCTCGAGCTTTAATTTGACTGGAtctatttctttaaaattataaCCGGTTAAGTTGGCCAAAAAAAAACACATTCTTTCCCTTAATGAGGGGTGTAGATTGAGAAATGAGAAAATTCTTCAAAGAACTtcatattaaaacatttattgCTTTATAAAATGAAGGTTTAAAGCTGCAAAAAGTcctcaaacttttaaaaaaaaaaacagttaagcccctacttttttttgcactcaattgggtacttgaactttcaaaatacatcaaacctcaacttaaaaaaaaaagcaattaagccccctgcttttattaaaaattagaaaaaaattataaaattttaaaataaataaaagctataaatattattaatttttaataaaaaattcaattattaaaaattataaaaattataaaaattataaaaaaatatattaaaaaattgtaaaattttataaaattgtaaaaaattaaaaaatatatagaaatataaaaaaattatataaatttataaagtcatgagaaaattatacaaaatgtaaagaaatataaaaaattataaaagttatcgttccaaaagaagcattttataatttttctataatttttattgatttttatttttttaatttttgccaCATGTTACGCCAGCATgtgatgactttaattgaaaaaaaaaactaagagtcattaatttttttatgatttttataaaatttaataatttttttcacgatttttataaaaaaatataatttttaataagttttaaattttatttttttttataaatttttttctaatttttaataagagcagGGGCTtaaatagttttttaaaaaaatttgagggtcttttttatacattttgaaagttcaagcacccaattgagtgaaaaaaagaaagcaagggcttaatttttttgaagaagaagtttgagggccttttttatgcattttgaaagtttaagtgctcaattgagtacaaaaaaaaatgagtggcttaattgctttttgttaaaaaatttgcaagctttttacacccttaagcctCTAATAAATTACATCATTTTGAGGATGCTTTTgtccttttatatattttatataaaaaaaacactcatataataaaatttgaacctAAAACACGAAATATTTAAACATTTGTACTATATCATTTCAACTAAagtctttttttactttttaatcattttttaataaatatcttattacattaaaattttaataaaagaaaaaatatataaatttattaaatattaaattaaaatttacataatttatttttttaaatcacaaGTTTAAAAAAGAACTAGAATAGTTTATTACAAATATAGATGAATCTTGAACAAACATAAATTATTCTAATACTATACAATATTTGACTTGACTTGAATATTATCTAGACCCGGCTCCAATCTGCTTCATAAACACCTTGATCGAGCTAActtaatttacttattaattaaaatgtttttgtttaaatttatagaTTAAACTAAGAACATTGAATAGCAAAAATTCattatataggttttttttttaacaatcttattataggttctgattataTCTGCTTTATTTGACACAATGTCTAAAATTATCCATAGCCTCTCCCCAACTCAGGAGGATAAACGTTTTAACGCACTAGAACATACATCCTCTTATATTGACAACAATTCCATATTAATAGAAGTAACATTTAATCAATCCTATAActtagttaaaaataataataaaattggttAAGTTGATGCAATGCTTGTATCATGCATGCCACATTTAAAAGCATATATTTTGATCATATAACAATATCAACATTATAATCATTATGTCACATTTTTAGCCTTTTCTTTATCTCATTAATAGATTCTTTTGTCTGCCTAATCAAACCAGATGGTGGGGGGGGGGGGGCTTTTTAAGTGCCTGTTTTGGATGCAAGGAAACCCTCTTTACCTAAAAGGAAAAGTGTTAATATCATTATCTATCAACAAAACCTATTTCATATGCAATTTTGTGATTctctctcttcattttcttttaaatttcaagaaaataaaatcaaatattcaaatatttaaatatttataatttttatgttttgacgTATATGAATATCATAATATTGAGTTAAATTAAGTTTGATTCAATGTATAATTCGATCTTATTtagatatttaaatataattataacggTTGAGGAGACTAGCTAGAATAAGAGAAAtaaccttttcttttttaaatttttttttgaaaataatactTTCCATCTTACCACCTATAATTTTGTAGAATGGTGGAGATGATTTTAAGTGGTAGAGTAATTAGAACCCTAAAAAGTTGGTGGAAGCAGTAAGTAAATAAGAGcagtattaatttaattaaataataagagtTTCCCAAGTTCCAAGATGTGGGCAGTGTGGTCTCATATCTTTTGGTTCACTGTCAGTCCCAAAAGCCTAATCACCATATCCAACACTTTTTTGTTCTTCCAAAATCCAAAAACCCAAACCCTGTCTTCCATTGTTGAAAGTGTAGGAAGCTTTTCCAATAGATTTGTTTGTCCAGAGATGAGAACCCCAACATCcccaaataacatattattaAAACCTTTTGAATTATCCATGTATATCTAAAGTTGACGGATCTTTCAACTAAAATCTCATTGTATATTATGAAAGAATATTAAATCTATTTCGATTCGAttctaaatttatttgaaatttaatgtaATTATCGATTAtcaaaagtttatttttttaaatcaaatcagGGATAGTAATTTAgattacaaatttaaatatttatggatatttaatttattttttcggATCTAGATATTGCA encodes:
- the LOC107936602 gene encoding BI1-like protein, with amino-acid sequence MYGYESLSRTDARKAEQIDLESGETLYPGLGYGENELRWGFIRKVYGILAVQLLLTTVVSAFVVSSPSIIDLLRGNSGLLLFFCLVPLILVWPLHVYHQKHPLNFIILGAFTVFLSLTVGVSCANTDGRIVLEAQILTAAVVTSLTGYTFWASKNGKDFNYLGPILFTSLVILVLTSLIQMFFPLGPTTTAIYGAISALVFCVFIVYDTNNLIKRFTYDDYILASATLYLDILNLFISIMRVLRSGDS
- the LOC107936601 gene encoding BSD domain-containing protein 1 encodes the protein MDFFKIVFSNDVQPQSPDPPTEPSPNLGSSSTWSFGGLVKTLASKSESVIESYRKDFEELGSGLKKETEIIRSVASRAVTDSLDIGASVAQEKLELVGQAIDDIGSSVWKSTAQIISHGKDTFLSPSDDYDSDPENSRNKKLNINSNSVNEKRYSRFEMQIRALQSSRTTYCTEPDDLEDYGNWKLGINLEDKRGEIEDLLNENSAVQDIFREVESNEFEYKRYWSNYFYKLSKLIKAEEARAKLVKRAISGEEDEDLSWDIDEDDEGVEGGNVDSEKKEHDLREDSEECSKKDEDKVSSCKDSDVSIISTQHSMAEEEGWDEIEEIRSSNDNKGDNVVGSTSRIDLCKRLSVAEEEEDLTWDIDDEEEDQPVKA